Proteins found in one Homalodisca vitripennis isolate AUS2020 chromosome 4, UT_GWSS_2.1, whole genome shotgun sequence genomic segment:
- the LOC124360704 gene encoding solute carrier family 35 member B1, with the protein MDKHLKLLIYSGGIFICYFYYGLVQERITRGVYGKTPETQEKFKCILALVFVQCVVNWMYAHFLLKTFMKQGENLTSTFYLCSSALTYFLAMVCSNMALQWVSYPTQVIGKSGKPIPVMILGVLLGKKSYPVQKYFFVLLVVIGVALFMFKDGQSSATSADSVGIGEMLLVLSLTMDGITAAIQERMRSEYKTKSLHMMSSVNKWSIIFLGIAIAYTGEIFDFISFVQRHPSVIWELISFSFASAQGQLFIFLMVEHFGPLPCSIVTTTRKFFTVFGSIIFFGNSMTSRQWIATFIVFTGLLLDSLYGKKAPAKVVNKS; encoded by the coding sequence ATGgataaacatttgaaattgttaatttattctgggggaatttttatttgttatttttattatggaCTTGTGCAGGAAAGAATAACGAGAGGGGTGTATGGAAAAACACCTGAGACTCAGGAAAAATTCAAATGTATCCTAGCTTTAGTGTTTGTTCAATGTGTTGTGAATTGGATGTATGcacatttccttttaaaaaccTTCATGAAGCAAggtgaaaatttaacttctacattttatttgtgttcaTCTGCATTAACATATTTTTTGGCAATGGTGTGCAGTAACATGGCATTGCAGTGGGTAAGTTATCCAACTCAAGTCATTGGAAAATCTGGTAAACCTATACCAGTAATGATTTTGGGTGTACTGCTAGGGAAAAAATCTTACCcagtacaaaaatacttttttgtgcTTTTAGTAGTTATCGGTGTTGCACTTTTTATGTTCAAAGATGGTCAGTCATCTGCTACTTCAGCAGACTCGGTTGGCATTGGTGAAATGTTGCTTGTTCTTTCACTAACAATGGATGGCATTACAGCTGCCATTCAAGAGAGAATGAGATCAGAGTATAAAACAAAATCTCTTCATATGATGTCAAGTGTTAATAAATGGTCTATTATTTTTCTTGGCATTGCTATTGCATATACAGgagaaatatttgatttcataaGTTTTGTTCAGAGACATCCTAGTGTTATTTGGGAACTCATCTCTTTCTCATTTGCCAGTGCACAAGGAcaattgttcatatttttaatggtGGAACATTTTGGACCTTTGCCATGTTCTATAGTTACTACAACAAGAAAGTTTTTTACAGTGTttggatctataatattttttggaaattcaATGACATCAAGACAATGGATAGCCACGTTTATCGTGTTTACTGGACTTCTGCTAGATAGCTTGTATGGGAAAAAAGCACCAGCAAAGGTTGTAAATAAATCATAg